The Mytilus trossulus isolate FHL-02 chromosome 3, PNRI_Mtr1.1.1.hap1, whole genome shotgun sequence genome contains a region encoding:
- the LOC134710054 gene encoding integrin alpha-4-like, whose product MYVVVFMMLLVGKDCFNIDTNNVVNILGPEGTNFGYSSVMFSNEDSQKWVVVGAIKANFTNDENIKTPGNIFKCKLNFTQSIQDCEPMNIRPNDNMKWPDLPGFEEDNELLGASMSIFDDTIITCAPLWKNMIPLKYDKLVYPIGRCFNIDRNLQSYTTKYFRYFRNKFVNQTDAETAQIGLSISNKQYEDNSLLNILIGAPGFVENEGGFLQYSGNSTIRDFYSIFTRHDFAEDAAKQGLHHGSLMGYSVSTGKLSDSDEECPGVIVLGAPHYSTWKNGIVGGVFVFCLKQSDWKLYLRKQFVGEKSGSGFGSSIVFEDINGDGLDDLLVGAPLQYNDVLDAGVVYIYYGDTDPNILLRVSGQKLQGISKWGRFGTALQCIGDINKDGYKDIVIGAPYEERNKGAIYIYHGGYDKLTFTQKIKAQDISSNLQSFGWYISTAYDIDNNDYQDFLVGSYMSNTVTILRGRPVIKLNNTIEVFPSDIPLNSSELKCRDELFRPCVTVRLCFSYTGVSVPDSILIDYNLSSDIGRTLSTPSKPTRVHFSSETEQFKSGNLEGKRFQVRKLSESCMEYFAIVTALDRQFFATLEEKLVMETTYRLSDSPILGEVQPVLDNVITTNRDSANFSTGCNGTCHPDLRIESTIYPQEIILGITSEVEVTVKVTNKGDLSHGTRIKIYMSDNTRYFGFSQPTNIVTKPVDCKNIVDENKESHVQCDLRNTLLQRQMVVMNVRFIVSRDLLIKDGENLGNFKQQLVFNTSVKATSTDMDISDNSLKFIASVKLHVSVLFNGISRPDQLTITEKEIFRFVHTFYIKNEGPSPLFNGSLSICVPVISDDGTNMMTKEMIQISGHSSKITWRVVEFAGEIFNVKSTQCRRRRETEQMLKEISCCTVDSSKRAIIEIKVDLLEKDENDTFDVIVNHVNIVKESLNFTKVAGIVYKSIATLKSGNNSRQLITVTNSSIMEVSSEIFPTEFTVDTVESRQKNIWISIGSGVGGLVAGFLLLVILSLILRKFGFFKRQKKEVVEEWKRKSNYYEKSKSERISKLAPESTAL is encoded by the exons ACAATATGAAATGGCCAGATCTCCCTGGGTTCGAGGAAGATAACGAACTACTTGGAGCATCAATGTCTATTTTTGATGACACTATAATT acCTGTGCTCCTCTCTGGAAGAATATGATTCCTCTGAAATACGACAAACTTGTCTATCCTATTGGAAGGTGTTTTAACATAGATCGAAATTTGCAATCGTACACAACGAAATACTTCAGATACTTCAGAAACAAATTTGTCAATCAAACAGATGCCGAAACTGCTCAGATAGGACTTTCAATATCGAACAAACAG tATGAAGATAATTCATTGTTAAACATACTTATAGGAGCGCCAGGATTCGTGGAAAACGAAG GTGGTTTTTTACAGTATTCTGGTAATTCAACGATTCGTGATTTTTATTCGATCTTCACCCGACATGACTTTGCTGAAGATGCCGCGAAGCAAGGTCTACATCATGGAAGCTTAATGG gtTACTCTGTCAGCACAGGCAAGCTTTCAGATTCTGATGAAGAATGTCCAGGAGTTATTGTATTAGGAGCCCCGCACTACTCTACATGGAAAAATGGAATAGTAGGGGGA gtttttgttttttgtttaaaacaatctGACTGGAAGTTATATTTGAGGAAACAGTTTGTAGGTGAAAAG TCTGGAAGTGGATTTGGTAGTTCTATTGTCTTTGAAGACATAAACGGTGATGGATTAGATGATTTACTTGTCGGAGCACCTCTTCAATATAATGATGTACTAGATGCAGGCGTTGTCTACATATACTATGGAGACACAGAT CCAAATATACTTCTCAGAGTTAGTGGACAAAAGTTACAAGGAATATCGAAATGGGGACGATTTGGTACAGCACTACAGTGTATAGGCGATATAAATAAAGATGGATACAAGG ATATAGTCATTGGTGCACCGTATGAGGAGAGAAACAAAGGGGCTATATATATCTACCACGGAGGCTATGACAAACTTACATTCACACAGAAAATTAAGGCTCAAGATATTAGTAGTAACCTTCAGTCGTTTGGTTGGTACATTTCAACTGCTTATGACATCGACAATAATGATTACCAAG ATTTTCTTGTTGGATCCTACATGTCCAATACTGTTACCATATTACGAGGCAGACCTGTTATTAAACTCAATAACACAATTGAAGTATTTCCATCTGATATACCTTTGAACTCGTCCGAACTGAAATGTCGAGATGAGTTATTCAGACCATGTGTGACAGTTAGACTGTGCTTTTCCTACACTGGAGTTTCAGTTCCAGATTCAATTT TGATTGATTATAATCTAAGCTCGGATATTGGGAGAACTTTGTCCACACCAAGTAAGCCAACTCGAGTTCATTTTTCATCAGAAACAGAACAGTTTAAAAGTGGTAACTTAGAAGGAAAACGATTTCAAGTTAGAAAATTGTCAGAATCATGTATGGAGTATTTCGCTATTGTGACG GCGTTAGACAGACAGTTTTTTGCAACACTTGAGGAAAAGTTGGTTATGGAAACAACGTATAGACTTAGTGATTCACCAATACTGGGAGAAGTTCAACCTGTACTTGATAATGTTATTACAACCAACAGAGACtct gcTAACTTTTCAACGGGTTGTAATGGAACATGTCATCCTGACCTGCGGATAGAATCCACAATTTATCCACAAGAAATTATATTAGGGATAACTTCTGAAGTAGAAGTCACCGTAAAAGTAACTAACAAAGGTGATCTGTCACATGGGACTCGGATAAAAATTTACATGTCTGACAATACCAGATATTTTGGATTCAGCCAGCCGACAAATATAGTTACTAAGCCTGTAGACTGCAAAAACATTGTCGACGAAAACAAAGAGTCGCATGTTCAGTGTGACCTCAGAAATACATTATTGCAGCGACAAATGGTCGTCATGAATGTTCGCTTTATAGTGTCACGTGATCTATTGATTAAAGATGGAGAAAATCTTGGTAACTTTAAACAGCAGCTTGTCTTCAATACATCAGTTAAAGCCACCAGTACCGATATGGATATTTCGGATAATTCTTTGAAATTCATTGCCAGTGTGAAATTACATGTCAGTGTACTATTTAATGG AATATCAAGACCAGATCAACTAACAATCACAGAGAAGGAAATTTTTAGATTTGTTCATACCTTCTATATAAAGAATGAGGGTCCTAGTCCCCTGTTTAATGGATCACTATCGATATGTGTACCAGTCATATCAGATGACGGAACTAACATgatgacaaaagaaatgataCAG ATATCAGGACATAGTTCGAAGATTACATGGCGTGTGGTTGAATTTGCAGGCgaaatatttaatgtaaaatcaaCACAATGTCGAAGACGTAGAGAAACTGAACAGATGCTTAAGGAAAtt TCCTGTTGCACAGTTGATTCGAGTAAACGTGCGATCATTGAAATAAAGGTCGATTTATTAGAGAAAGACGAGAATGATACCTTTGATGTTATAGTGAATCATGTGAATATAGTGAAAGAGTCACTTAATTTTACAAAG GTGGCTGGTATAGTTTATAAAAGTATAGCTACACTAAAGAGTGGGAACAATAGTAGACAACTCATCACCGTTACCAATTCTTCGATCATGGAA GTTTCAAGTGAAATATTCCCTACAGAATTTACAGTAGATACAGTAGaatcaagacaaaaaaatatatggattaGTATTGGTAGCGGTGTTGGTGGATTAGTTGCTGGATTTTTACTTCTTGTTATACTGTCTCTTATACTAAGGAAG TTTGGTTTTTTCAAACGACAAAAGAAAGAAGTAGTAGAAGAATGGAAACGTAAAAgtaattattatgaaaaaagtaaatctGAGAGAATTTCGAAGCTGGCGCCTGAATCAACAgcattataa